A single region of the Paludibacter jiangxiensis genome encodes:
- a CDS encoding ABC-F family ATP-binding cassette domain-containing protein, whose product MASCLQVENLTKSFGDNLLFENISFGIADSQRVALIAKNGAGKTTLLSILAGDEDYESGTISFRRDLRVGYLRQDPAFAPELSVLEACFSAHNEVTEAIKEYELLTRHLEANPASVDHEVYQHALARMDDLKAWDYETRIKQILGNLKITDFDQKIGHLSGGQLKRVALANVLIAEPDLLILDEPTNHLDLEMVEWLESFLKGSKMALLMVTHDRYFLDRVCSDILEIDQASMFHYKGNYSYYLEKRQDRIDNFNAETERTKNLYKKELDWMRRQPQARATKARSRVEAFAEIERRAKQRREENSVSLEVKASYLGSKIFEAKYISKAYGDKVLVDNFYYNFSRYEKMGIVGKNGTGKSTFLKMLLGEVKPDSGSFDVGETVSFGYYSQDGLKFDDQMKVIDVVREFAEEIALGNGRKLSASQFLQLFLFPPEVQHSFVAKLSGGERRRLYLCTVLIKNPNFLVLDEPTNDLDIATLNVLEEYLRGFKGCVIVVSHDRYFMDKVVDHLLAFEGDGKIKDYPGNYTDYREWKELQLAQEAEEKEKAPKPEKEKQQRPKADKPQKLSYKEQKEFEALETEIESLEAEKKQIEEQLSIGTLATDQIINFSNRISEIISLLDEKTMRWLELSELA is encoded by the coding sequence ATGGCCAGTTGCTTGCAAGTAGAGAATCTCACCAAATCATTCGGCGACAACCTTCTTTTCGAAAATATTTCATTCGGCATTGCCGACAGCCAGCGTGTTGCGCTGATTGCTAAAAATGGAGCGGGCAAAACGACACTTCTCTCTATTTTGGCCGGAGATGAGGATTACGAAAGCGGAACTATCTCATTTCGCCGCGATTTGCGAGTTGGGTACCTGCGTCAGGATCCTGCGTTTGCTCCCGAATTGAGCGTACTGGAGGCCTGCTTCAGCGCTCACAATGAAGTGACGGAAGCTATTAAGGAGTATGAATTATTGACCCGGCATCTGGAAGCCAACCCGGCATCTGTTGATCATGAGGTGTATCAACACGCTTTGGCCAGGATGGACGATCTGAAGGCCTGGGATTACGAAACGCGTATCAAACAGATTCTTGGTAATCTGAAGATTACCGATTTCGATCAAAAAATAGGCCATCTTTCAGGCGGACAGTTGAAACGTGTTGCTTTGGCTAATGTATTGATTGCCGAACCTGATTTGCTTATTTTGGATGAGCCAACCAACCACCTTGATCTGGAGATGGTGGAATGGCTTGAAAGTTTCCTTAAAGGCAGTAAAATGGCATTGCTGATGGTGACGCACGACCGTTATTTTCTTGATCGTGTCTGTTCCGATATTCTCGAAATAGATCAGGCCAGTATGTTTCACTACAAAGGAAACTATAGCTATTATCTTGAAAAACGGCAGGATAGGATTGATAATTTCAACGCGGAAACGGAGCGAACCAAGAATCTTTATAAAAAAGAGCTCGACTGGATGCGTCGTCAGCCACAGGCACGGGCAACCAAAGCCCGTTCGCGCGTGGAAGCATTTGCCGAAATTGAGCGTAGGGCCAAGCAACGTCGCGAAGAGAATAGCGTTTCGCTCGAAGTGAAAGCATCTTATCTTGGATCAAAGATTTTTGAAGCCAAATATATTTCAAAGGCTTATGGCGATAAAGTGCTGGTTGACAATTTCTATTATAATTTCTCGCGTTACGAGAAGATGGGAATTGTGGGTAAAAACGGTACAGGTAAATCGACATTCCTGAAAATGCTTTTGGGCGAAGTGAAGCCCGACAGCGGTTCGTTCGACGTAGGTGAAACCGTTTCGTTCGGCTATTACAGCCAGGATGGATTGAAGTTTGACGACCAGATGAAGGTAATCGACGTGGTGAGAGAATTTGCCGAAGAGATTGCGCTGGGGAATGGACGAAAGTTATCGGCATCGCAATTTTTGCAACTGTTTTTGTTTCCTCCCGAAGTGCAGCATAGTTTTGTTGCCAAGCTGAGTGGAGGTGAACGCCGTCGTCTCTATTTGTGCACCGTTCTAATTAAAAATCCTAACTTTCTGGTGCTCGATGAGCCTACCAACGATCTGGATATTGCGACTCTGAACGTGCTGGAAGAGTATCTGCGGGGGTTCAAAGGGTGTGTTATCGTGGTATCGCACGACCGTTACTTTATGGACAAGGTGGTGGATCACCTGTTGGCATTTGAGGGTGACGGGAAAATCAAGGACTATCCCGGCAACTATACCGATTACAGAGAATGGAAAGAGCTCCAACTCGCTCAGGAGGCAGAAGAGAAAGAAAAAGCTCCCAAGCCGGAAAAGGAAAAACAACAGCGTCCTAAAGCCGATAAACCCCAAAAGCTCTCATACAAAGAACAAAAAGAGTTTGAAGCTCTTGAAACTGAAATTGAATCGCTTGAAGCAGAGAAAAAACAAATTGAAGAACAACTTTCGATTGGAACTCTCGCTACCGATCAGATTATTAATTTCTCAAACCGCATTTCTGAAATTATATCTCTCCTTGATGAAAAGACCATGCGCTGGCTCGAACTGAGCGAGTTGGCATAA
- a CDS encoding non-canonical purine NTP diphosphatase: MDIIFATNNDHKLHEVSEYIKDKYTILSLKEIGCFDDIPETAETLEGNALLKARYVYERFGKDCFADDTGLEVEALNNAPGVYSARYAGADKDAGANMRKLLQELEDKTNRKARFRTVIALIKEGKEYLFEGEVKGTILDEPKGVNGFGYDPVFVPENYNKTFAELDLTVKNQISHRANAVKKLVEFLQA, translated from the coding sequence ATGGATATTATTTTTGCCACCAACAACGATCATAAACTGCACGAAGTATCGGAATATATTAAAGATAAGTATACAATACTGAGTCTTAAAGAGATCGGGTGTTTTGACGACATACCTGAAACTGCTGAAACGCTTGAAGGAAATGCCTTGCTGAAAGCGCGTTACGTGTATGAACGTTTTGGGAAAGACTGCTTTGCCGACGATACCGGACTCGAAGTGGAAGCATTGAATAACGCTCCGGGAGTTTATTCTGCCAGATATGCCGGTGCTGATAAGGATGCCGGAGCTAATATGCGTAAGCTGTTGCAGGAACTGGAAGATAAAACTAACCGAAAAGCCCGTTTTCGTACCGTTATAGCCCTGATAAAAGAGGGAAAAGAATATCTGTTTGAAGGAGAAGTTAAAGGCACTATTTTGGATGAACCCAAAGGCGTTAACGGATTTGGATATGATCCGGTTTTTGTGCCCGAAAATTATAACAAAACTTTTGCCGAACTCGATCTTACGGTCAAAAACCAGATAAGCCACAGGGCAAATGCGGTTAAAAAGCTGGTAGAATTTTTACAAGCATAA
- a CDS encoding tetratricopeptide repeat protein, with product MTITEMQNTATQILVHLKNRRLKQAIDALRSWLQDVHLLEYVDSVDELENNYRLMLQYAVDGVNDPQRELVYHNLVKKAFLLTDTIREELFTKFSSGYDYSQIRYYRSQLRSLRAIVHSLEEQSTNKVVAFLIEEGLNQQSNRKEQIALHEQTRLEMFRSLWLIQEVDADSFKLLLASDTIDPVDKSFAISALTLNLVRQFNAERIGLLADACMHKQPEVRLRALVGLALALAIYNARLPFYDGIRQRLALLSDDPKFAKALVTIIIQFARTSETDKISQKMQQEILPEMMKLAPQVKDKIDFDNMSSAEEWEDKNPEWQDLIEKSGVGDKLREMSELQLEGADVYMNTFAQLKHYPFFNELPNWFLPFDTGHSTVVDLFAENNQMMQLLLNNAYLCNSDKYSLAISMKQIAESQRKSMMQAFKLEAEQIDELKKSDLNMETETYERQVSNQYIQDLYRFFKLFAYRNDFMPVFNWALRFHSCWFFDMLDLSEEQQLQIAEYYFAKGYYGEAFALFEKLSKADVDAGLFQKMGYCRQQTADFGQALEYYLRAEALLPEQLWLTRKIAFCNKMLRNYDEALDYYKRAEVLDPENRNIQLQIGHLFVQEKRYAEALNYYFKVELATSTPKVWRAIAWCSFLSGKFRQAENYYAKIIEQKPTKLDYLNAGHVAWSQQKRNDALQLYAKSVQLFRLDDDDFYKAFDQDVPQLLASGISKEEIPLMMDKLRYMI from the coding sequence ATGACAATAACCGAGATGCAAAATACCGCTACCCAGATTTTGGTGCACCTCAAGAACCGACGTCTGAAACAGGCTATCGATGCGCTGCGTAGTTGGCTTCAGGATGTTCATCTGCTCGAATATGTCGATAGCGTTGATGAACTGGAGAACAACTATCGGCTTATGCTCCAGTATGCCGTCGACGGGGTGAACGATCCTCAGCGGGAACTCGTGTATCACAACCTCGTCAAAAAGGCCTTTTTACTTACCGATACTATCAGGGAAGAACTGTTCACCAAATTTTCAAGCGGGTACGATTACTCACAAATTCGTTATTACCGATCCCAGCTGAGAAGCCTGCGGGCCATTGTTCATTCATTAGAGGAACAATCAACCAATAAAGTGGTGGCGTTTCTGATCGAAGAGGGGCTCAATCAGCAAAGCAATCGCAAAGAGCAAATCGCCTTGCATGAACAAACCCGCCTGGAAATGTTCCGCTCGTTATGGCTGATTCAGGAAGTGGATGCCGACAGCTTCAAACTCCTGCTTGCAAGTGATACTATCGATCCGGTTGACAAATCATTTGCCATTTCGGCTCTGACACTCAATTTAGTTCGCCAGTTTAATGCCGAACGAATAGGTTTGCTGGCTGATGCATGCATGCACAAGCAGCCTGAGGTTCGTCTGCGCGCACTGGTCGGACTGGCACTCGCGCTGGCTATTTACAATGCACGATTGCCATTTTATGACGGTATCCGGCAACGTCTTGCGTTGTTGAGTGATGATCCGAAGTTTGCGAAGGCATTGGTTACCATTATCATTCAGTTTGCAAGGACATCGGAGACAGATAAAATCTCGCAAAAGATGCAGCAGGAAATATTGCCCGAAATGATGAAGCTGGCTCCTCAGGTGAAAGATAAAATCGATTTCGACAACATGTCTTCGGCTGAAGAATGGGAAGATAAAAATCCTGAATGGCAGGATCTTATTGAAAAAAGTGGGGTGGGCGACAAGCTTCGTGAAATGAGCGAGCTGCAGCTGGAAGGAGCTGATGTCTACATGAATACTTTTGCTCAATTGAAACATTATCCGTTCTTCAACGAGCTACCTAACTGGTTTTTGCCGTTCGATACAGGCCATTCCACTGTAGTAGATCTTTTTGCGGAAAATAACCAGATGATGCAGTTGCTCCTGAACAATGCCTATCTCTGCAACTCCGATAAATATTCACTGGCAATCAGTATGAAGCAAATAGCCGAATCGCAGCGAAAATCGATGATGCAGGCTTTCAAATTGGAGGCTGAACAGATTGACGAACTCAAAAAATCGGATCTGAATATGGAGACGGAAACGTACGAACGTCAGGTTTCCAACCAGTATATTCAGGATCTTTACCGTTTCTTCAAGTTGTTTGCTTACCGGAACGATTTCATGCCGGTGTTCAACTGGGCATTGAGGTTTCATTCTTGTTGGTTTTTCGATATGCTCGATTTGTCGGAAGAACAGCAGTTACAAATAGCCGAATATTATTTTGCCAAAGGATATTATGGCGAAGCTTTTGCCCTGTTTGAGAAGCTCTCAAAAGCAGATGTCGATGCCGGGCTTTTCCAGAAGATGGGTTATTGCCGTCAGCAAACCGCTGATTTTGGACAAGCACTGGAGTACTACCTGCGGGCTGAGGCTTTATTGCCCGAACAGTTGTGGCTGACACGAAAAATCGCCTTTTGCAACAAAATGCTTCGCAATTACGATGAGGCTCTCGATTATTATAAGCGTGCCGAAGTTCTCGATCCTGAAAACCGGAATATACAGTTGCAGATCGGGCATCTTTTCGTGCAGGAAAAACGTTATGCCGAAGCCTTGAACTACTATTTTAAGGTCGAGTTGGCTACTTCTACTCCTAAAGTGTGGAGAGCGATTGCCTGGTGTTCGTTTCTTAGCGGGAAGTTCCGTCAGGCGGAAAATTATTACGCCAAGATTATTGAGCAGAAGCCTACGAAACTCGATTATCTGAATGCAGGACATGTAGCGTGGTCGCAGCAGAAACGGAACGACGCTTTGCAGTTGTATGCCAAAAGCGTTCAGCTTTTCCGTCTGGATGACGACGATTTCTACAAGGCTTTCGATCAGGACGTTCCCCAGCTTCTTGCTTCGGGTATCTCCAAAGAGGAAATTCCGTTGATGATGGATAAATTGAGGTATATGATATAA
- the htpG gene encoding molecular chaperone HtpG — MKGNIGVTSDNIFPVIKKFLYSDHEIFLRELVSNAVDATQKLKTLASVGEFKGELGELKVTVSVDKQKKTITVSDRGIGMTAEEIEKYINQIAFSGAEEFLDKYKDDANAIIGHFGLGFYSAFMVSKQVEIYTLSHKEGSKAAHWSCNGDPEYTLEEIDMKGRGTDIVLHIDDDNLDFLEDAKISGLLTKYCKFLPIPIAFGKKKEWKDGKEVETEEDNIINEVAPAWTKKPSDLKEEDYTKFYQTLYPMSEDPLFHIHLNVDYPFNLTGILYFPKVKNNIELQRNKIQLYCNQVFVTDSVEGIVPEFLTLLHGVIDSPDIPLNVSRSYLQSDGNVKKISSHITKKVADRLQEIFKNDRTQFEEKWDSLRLFIIYGMLSDEKFYERAEKFVLFKNTENKFFTFEEYKTLIKDNQTDKEGNLIYLYANDAVEQHSYIQAARDKGYDVLLMDGQLDIHWVGQLEQKFEKSRFVRVDSDIVEKLIRKSDEPKVELSDLQRESLTTVFSSQLPKLDKTEFIVTFENIGAEAQPLVVTQNEFMRRMKEMSAMQGGGMMSFYGEMPDSYNLVVNTAHPLVDKVLKDEETKCIAELAPFEAKLQELKTRRDALKESHKGKKDEEIPQAEKEELEAIDKQSSEATESKKAVVSNYAVNNPEVRQLIDLALLANNLLKGEALSNFVKRSIQLMK, encoded by the coding sequence ATGAAAGGAAACATAGGAGTAACGTCGGATAACATTTTTCCGGTAATCAAGAAATTTTTGTACAGCGATCATGAAATTTTTCTGCGTGAATTGGTATCGAATGCCGTTGATGCTACTCAAAAATTAAAAACTCTTGCATCTGTTGGCGAATTCAAAGGTGAACTGGGCGAGCTGAAAGTCACGGTTTCGGTTGACAAACAGAAAAAAACCATTACAGTGAGCGACCGCGGAATCGGTATGACGGCCGAGGAGATTGAAAAGTATATCAACCAGATTGCGTTTTCGGGTGCAGAAGAGTTCCTTGATAAATACAAAGACGACGCCAATGCCATCATCGGTCATTTCGGGTTGGGCTTTTACTCGGCTTTTATGGTTTCCAAACAGGTAGAAATCTACACTCTATCGCACAAAGAAGGTTCAAAAGCTGCTCACTGGTCCTGCAACGGTGACCCCGAATATACTCTGGAAGAGATCGATATGAAAGGTCGTGGAACCGACATCGTACTTCACATCGATGACGACAACCTCGATTTCCTCGAAGATGCTAAAATCAGCGGACTGCTGACCAAATACTGTAAATTCCTTCCGATCCCTATCGCTTTCGGGAAGAAAAAAGAATGGAAAGACGGCAAGGAAGTTGAAACCGAAGAGGATAACATTATCAACGAGGTAGCTCCTGCCTGGACAAAAAAACCATCGGACCTGAAAGAGGAAGACTACACCAAATTCTACCAGACACTTTACCCGATGTCGGAAGATCCGCTCTTCCACATTCACCTCAACGTAGATTACCCGTTCAACCTGACCGGTATCCTCTATTTCCCGAAGGTAAAAAACAACATCGAGCTGCAACGCAACAAAATACAACTCTATTGCAATCAGGTATTTGTAACCGATTCGGTAGAAGGTATCGTTCCCGAATTCCTTACCTTGCTGCACGGCGTGATCGACTCACCGGACATACCGTTGAACGTATCGCGCAGCTACCTGCAAAGTGATGGCAATGTGAAGAAAATTTCGAGCCACATCACAAAAAAAGTGGCCGACCGCCTGCAGGAAATCTTCAAAAACGACCGTACTCAGTTTGAAGAAAAATGGGACAGCCTGAGATTGTTTATCATCTACGGAATGCTTTCGGATGAAAAATTCTACGAACGCGCCGAAAAATTCGTTCTCTTCAAAAATACAGAGAACAAATTCTTTACTTTCGAAGAATACAAAACCCTTATCAAAGACAACCAGACCGACAAAGAGGGCAACCTCATCTATTTGTATGCCAACGATGCTGTTGAACAGCACAGCTACATTCAGGCTGCCCGCGACAAAGGGTATGACGTGTTGCTGATGGACGGACAGCTCGATATCCACTGGGTTGGTCAGTTGGAACAGAAGTTCGAAAAGAGTCGTTTTGTACGTGTGGACAGCGACATCGTTGAAAAACTGATCCGCAAGAGCGACGAGCCAAAAGTAGAGCTATCTGATTTGCAACGCGAATCATTGACAACCGTATTCAGTTCTCAGCTTCCGAAACTCGACAAAACGGAATTTATCGTTACCTTCGAAAACATTGGTGCCGAAGCACAACCGCTGGTAGTAACTCAGAACGAGTTTATGCGTCGTATGAAGGAAATGTCGGCCATGCAGGGCGGCGGTATGATGAGTTTCTATGGCGAAATGCCCGACAGTTACAACCTAGTGGTCAACACAGCTCACCCATTGGTTGACAAGGTGTTGAAAGATGAAGAGACAAAGTGCATTGCCGAACTTGCTCCTTTTGAAGCTAAACTGCAGGAACTTAAAACACGTCGTGATGCGCTGAAAGAATCGCATAAAGGCAAAAAAGACGAGGAGATTCCTCAGGCAGAAAAAGAAGAGCTTGAAGCCATCGACAAGCAAAGCAGCGAAGCCACCGAAAGCAAAAAAGCAGTGGTATCGAACTATGCGGTCAACAATCCTGAAGTGCGTCAGTTGATCGACCTGGCACTGTTGGCCAACAATCTGCTGAAAGGTGAAGCGTTGAGCAATTTCGTAAAACGCAGCATCCAGCTGATGAAATAA
- a CDS encoding PorP/SprF family type IX secretion system membrane protein: MSSAKKVIYQLSVLVCRKTLFLVLSAFALTGTLQAQQEPMYSQYMFNMLNINPAYAGNRASDNITVLYRNQWVGFDGAPRTGTVSWDRRNEDSNVGYGLQLYDDRLGIERTTGVQAFYSYHVPFEESFLAFGLSGGVLNYQANYSKVSTIMGGDPVFQDDVNGWLPTAGFGILYASEYWYMGLSVPALLHTKIHAINYLNQNNIGANNHYFLTAGYTFEASESMKFKPSVLLKAVKGAPLQCDFSMNAWFQNVLGVGVSYRTGDALVGSIEFQLLPELRLGYAYDYTLSDLKSYNRGTHEIMLRLELKSNHNGLILSPRYY; this comes from the coding sequence ATGTCATCGGCTAAAAAGGTAATTTATCAGTTATCAGTTCTTGTATGCAGGAAGACGCTTTTCCTTGTTTTGAGTGCATTCGCTTTAACAGGCACACTTCAGGCACAGCAAGAGCCCATGTATTCTCAGTATATGTTCAATATGTTGAATATCAATCCAGCGTATGCGGGTAACCGGGCCTCGGATAATATTACGGTTCTTTACCGTAACCAGTGGGTTGGCTTTGACGGAGCGCCACGAACAGGAACCGTTTCGTGGGACAGGCGTAATGAAGATAGCAATGTGGGGTACGGCCTTCAACTGTATGATGATCGCCTGGGTATAGAAAGAACCACCGGTGTACAGGCCTTTTACTCTTATCATGTACCTTTCGAAGAGTCTTTCCTTGCTTTTGGGTTGAGTGGGGGAGTTCTTAATTACCAGGCTAATTACAGCAAGGTGAGTACCATCATGGGCGGAGACCCTGTTTTTCAGGATGATGTAAATGGATGGTTACCCACCGCAGGGTTTGGTATTTTGTACGCTTCGGAGTATTGGTACATGGGTTTATCGGTTCCGGCACTGCTTCATACTAAAATCCATGCGATTAATTACCTTAATCAGAATAATATCGGAGCCAACAATCACTATTTTCTCACGGCAGGTTATACATTTGAAGCCAGCGAAAGTATGAAGTTTAAGCCATCGGTATTGCTTAAGGCTGTCAAGGGAGCTCCCTTGCAATGCGACTTCAGCATGAATGCCTGGTTCCAGAATGTTTTGGGTGTAGGGGTAAGCTACCGTACGGGAGATGCCCTGGTGGGTTCTATCGAGTTTCAGTTGTTGCCGGAGCTGCGACTGGGATATGCTTATGACTATACGCTGTCTGATTTGAAGAGTTATAACCGGGGAACCCACGAGATCATGCTGCGACTTGAACTCAAGAGTAATCATAACGGGCTGATTCTTTCCCCGCGATACTATTAA
- a CDS encoding Crp/Fnr family transcriptional regulator, with translation MAPKQTTDLSILSLPGIWDVLTGEQLDYLRSNSKMQQFKRNEMIYCEGETPTHLLCLIKGKVKIYKDGVGGRSQIVRMIKPIDYFGYRAFFAEEPYLTAACAVETAMIFMIPSEVIGKLLKENNELALFFIKAMAIDLGIADTRIVNLTQKHIRGRLAESILFLVDSYGLEEDGATLNIYLSRDDLASLSNMTTSNAIRTLSNFATEKIIAVDGRKIKVIDEERLRKISRIG, from the coding sequence ATGGCACCAAAACAGACAACGGATTTGTCCATCCTGTCTCTTCCCGGAATTTGGGATGTGTTGACCGGTGAACAACTGGATTATTTGCGAAGCAATTCCAAGATGCAGCAGTTCAAGCGCAATGAAATGATCTACTGTGAAGGAGAAACACCAACCCATCTGCTTTGTTTGATCAAAGGGAAAGTGAAAATCTACAAAGATGGAGTCGGTGGGCGTAGCCAGATTGTACGGATGATTAAGCCGATCGACTATTTTGGATATCGTGCCTTTTTTGCCGAAGAACCCTATCTGACAGCTGCCTGTGCGGTAGAAACGGCAATGATTTTTATGATCCCGTCGGAAGTGATTGGTAAACTCCTGAAGGAAAACAATGAACTGGCACTGTTTTTCATCAAAGCAATGGCGATAGATTTAGGTATTGCCGACACCCGTATTGTAAATCTTACTCAAAAACATATTCGTGGACGTCTTGCCGAATCCATTCTTTTCCTTGTGGATAGTTATGGGTTGGAAGAAGACGGTGCTACACTCAATATTTACCTCTCCCGTGACGATTTGGCAAGTCTTTCCAATATGACCACATCCAACGCCATTCGTACATTATCCAATTTTGCAACCGAAAAGATTATTGCGGTCGATGGCCGAAAAATAAAGGTTATCGATGAAGAACGATTGCGCAAAATCAGTCGGATCGGTTAA
- a CDS encoding UDP-2,3-diacylglucosamine diphosphatase: MKRIYFVSDAHLGSRLVKDPREHEKKLVRWLDSIKDDAEALYLLGDMFDFWFEYKTVVPKGFTRFLGKLGELSDRGIKIHYFTGNHDMWTFGYLEQEIGLTVHRRPEIVDWNGKRLYLAHGDRLGDHSKSVMLIQTIFHNKICQKLFSYVPPRLGLGFGLGWSKSNRQKPKRNDYAGYLGEDKECLVRYAKAFPDSAKVDIFVFGHRHILLDLMLKNDSRVCIIGDWFTQFTYGIFEDGEFYLEHFEAEN; this comes from the coding sequence GTGAAACGTATATATTTTGTATCCGATGCCCATTTAGGTTCACGACTGGTAAAAGACCCGCGCGAACATGAAAAAAAACTTGTTCGTTGGCTGGATTCCATCAAAGACGATGCTGAAGCCTTGTACCTGTTGGGCGATATGTTTGATTTTTGGTTTGAATACAAGACAGTTGTTCCAAAAGGGTTCACACGGTTTCTGGGGAAACTCGGAGAGCTATCGGATAGAGGAATTAAAATACACTATTTTACAGGTAATCACGACATGTGGACTTTCGGTTATCTGGAACAGGAAATCGGGCTGACGGTTCACCGTCGGCCTGAAATTGTTGATTGGAATGGTAAACGGCTTTATCTCGCTCACGGCGACCGTCTGGGCGATCATTCCAAAAGTGTGATGCTAATCCAGACTATCTTCCACAATAAAATTTGTCAGAAACTCTTCTCGTATGTTCCTCCTCGCTTAGGCCTCGGTTTTGGGCTTGGATGGTCAAAATCTAATCGCCAGAAACCGAAGCGCAACGATTATGCCGGGTATCTCGGCGAAGACAAAGAGTGCCTGGTTCGTTATGCAAAAGCCTTTCCGGATAGTGCCAAAGTTGATATTTTTGTCTTTGGACACCGACACATACTTCTCGATCTTATGCTCAAAAACGACAGTCGGGTGTGTATTATCGGTGATTGGTTCACTCAGTTTACCTATGGCATTTTTGAAGACGGAGAATTTTATCTCGAACATTTTGAAGCAGAAAACTAA
- a CDS encoding 2-hydroxyacid dehydrogenase gives MSVKIAFFDTKPYDEASFNEVNCQFGYTIKYHKEHLNIDNVALTKGADVVCIFVNAVVDATVIDELVNNGVKLIALRCAGFNNVDLNAAKGRIKVVRVPAYSPHAVAEHTLALMLTLNRKIHKAYNRTREGNFALNGLMGFDMFGKTAGIIGTGKIAKILIEILRSMGLRVLAYDLYPDKAFAEKNGVEYVSLDDLYCNADIISLHCPLNKDTEYIINKHSISKMKNGVTIINTGRGKLINTHDLIQGLKNKKIGAAGLDVYEEESHYFYEDRSNKVMDDDILARLLSFNNVIVTSHQAFFTKEALFNIAETTLQNIKDFVDEKPLVNEVTI, from the coding sequence ATGAGTGTAAAAATTGCATTTTTCGATACCAAACCTTATGATGAAGCTTCTTTTAATGAAGTAAACTGTCAGTTTGGCTATACTATTAAATATCATAAAGAGCATCTGAATATCGACAATGTTGCGCTTACCAAAGGAGCAGATGTTGTCTGTATTTTTGTGAATGCTGTAGTGGATGCAACTGTGATTGATGAATTGGTGAATAATGGTGTGAAACTTATTGCCCTCCGGTGTGCGGGTTTCAATAATGTTGACTTGAATGCTGCTAAAGGCCGTATCAAAGTTGTGCGTGTGCCTGCTTATTCTCCTCATGCGGTAGCTGAACATACTTTGGCGCTTATGCTTACGCTGAACCGAAAAATACACAAAGCCTATAACCGGACCCGGGAAGGTAACTTTGCACTGAATGGATTAATGGGGTTTGATATGTTTGGTAAAACGGCAGGAATCATCGGTACGGGTAAGATTGCCAAGATTTTAATTGAAATTCTTCGGAGTATGGGGCTTCGCGTTCTTGCCTACGATCTTTATCCCGACAAAGCTTTTGCTGAGAAAAATGGAGTTGAATACGTTTCACTGGACGACCTCTATTGTAATGCTGATATTATTTCGCTGCATTGTCCTCTCAATAAAGATACAGAATATATAATCAATAAACATTCCATCAGCAAAATGAAAAATGGAGTGACGATTATTAATACGGGGCGTGGCAAACTGATTAACACACACGATTTGATACAAGGCCTTAAAAACAAAAAGATTGGAGCCGCCGGATTGGATGTGTATGAAGAAGAAAGCCATTACTTTTATGAGGATCGTTCCAATAAAGTGATGGACGATGATATACTGGCTCGTTTGCTTTCGTTCAATAATGTAATAGTTACTTCGCATCAGGCTTTCTTTACCAAAGAAGCATTATTCAATATCGCCGAAACCACCCTGCAAAATATTAAGGACTTTGTAGATGAAAAACCACTTGTCAATGAAGTGACCATTTAA